A single genomic interval of Shewanella halotolerans harbors:
- a CDS encoding PstS family phosphate ABC transporter substrate-binding protein — protein sequence MKLKQLVGAVSLTAASVFSAASMAALDPSLPTYEKTSGVSGNLSSVGSDTLANMMTLWAEEYKEMYPNVNIQIQAAGSSTAPPALTEGTSQFGPMSRKMKPNEIEAFEKHYGYQPTAIRVAIDALAVFVHKDNPIKGLSIEQIDGIFSATHKCGGSDVQRWGDVGLDGSWAAKDVQLYGRNSVSGTYGYFKKKALCKGDFKANVNEQPGSASVVQSVSQSLNAIGYSGIGYKTAGVKAVAIAKKGTNYIEASAANAADGSYPLSRYLYVYVNKHPNKELAPLEREFLRFVLSKQGQQIVMKDGYVPLPRSVTAKDLEKAGIRL from the coding sequence ATGAAACTTAAACAGCTTGTCGGTGCGGTGAGTTTAACAGCCGCTAGTGTATTCTCAGCAGCCTCAATGGCCGCTCTTGATCCATCACTGCCAACTTATGAAAAAACAAGTGGTGTATCAGGTAACCTATCTTCTGTAGGTTCAGACACTTTAGCCAACATGATGACCCTATGGGCGGAAGAGTACAAAGAGATGTACCCTAACGTTAACATTCAGATTCAAGCAGCGGGTTCATCTACTGCGCCACCAGCACTGACTGAAGGTACTTCACAGTTCGGTCCAATGAGCCGTAAGATGAAGCCTAACGAAATCGAAGCATTCGAAAAGCACTACGGTTACCAGCCAACTGCTATCCGTGTAGCAATCGATGCTCTTGCAGTATTCGTACACAAAGATAACCCAATCAAGGGTCTAAGCATCGAGCAGATCGACGGCATCTTCTCTGCAACACACAAGTGTGGCGGTAGCGATGTTCAACGTTGGGGCGATGTAGGCCTGGACGGTTCTTGGGCTGCTAAAGACGTACAGCTATATGGCCGTAACTCAGTATCTGGTACTTACGGTTACTTCAAGAAGAAAGCACTTTGTAAGGGCGACTTCAAGGCTAACGTAAACGAGCAACCTGGTTCTGCATCAGTGGTTCAGTCTGTATCTCAATCACTTAACGCTATCGGTTACTCAGGTATCGGTTACAAGACGGCAGGCGTGAAAGCGGTTGCTATCGCTAAGAAAGGTACCAACTACATCGAAGCATCGGCTGCTAACGCTGCTGACGGTAGCTACCCACTATCACGTTACCTATACGTTTACGTGAACAAGCACCCTAACAAAGAGTTGGCACCACTAGAGCGTGAATTCCTACGCTTCGTACTGTCAAAGCAGGGTCAGCAAATCGTAATGAAAGACGGTTATGTGCCACTACCACGTAGTGTGACTGCGAAAGACCTAGAAAAAGCGGGTATCCGTCTGTAA
- a CDS encoding SMI1/KNR4 family protein: MEYSEVIENWKAFADAVKAIGGDLQAFTIEEPATENEVLALEEKLGFSLPASLREVLINFSRKVEFRWFFPDKFELEGELSEIFSGDRHWSLDWIYDFNESKNGWVEECFPNEEDPYDVVWHNKLAFHEVGNGDYLAIDLSSSGSESVVYLSHDDGDGHGVELAKNFKDFVCESSLIGCVGGEDWQQLPFIENGKKHIDGNCVNAIRLREVLGIKA; the protein is encoded by the coding sequence ATGGAATATAGTGAAGTTATAGAAAACTGGAAGGCCTTCGCTGATGCCGTCAAAGCTATTGGAGGTGATCTTCAGGCTTTTACTATAGAAGAGCCGGCAACTGAAAACGAAGTACTAGCATTAGAAGAAAAGCTTGGATTTTCATTACCCGCATCGTTGAGAGAGGTGTTGATTAACTTCTCAAGAAAAGTCGAGTTCCGCTGGTTTTTCCCGGACAAGTTCGAACTTGAAGGAGAGTTGTCGGAGATTTTTTCGGGTGATAGACATTGGTCACTAGATTGGATCTATGATTTCAATGAATCTAAAAATGGTTGGGTTGAGGAGTGTTTCCCAAACGAAGAAGATCCATACGATGTTGTCTGGCACAACAAACTTGCGTTTCATGAGGTGGGTAACGGCGACTATTTAGCTATTGATTTGTCTTCCTCCGGTTCGGAGTCAGTAGTTTATTTGAGCCATGATGACGGTGATGGGCATGGAGTCGAGTTAGCTAAAAACTTCAAAGATTTCGTTTGTGAGAGTAGTCTCATTGGCTGTGTTGGTGGTGAAGACTGGCAGCAACTGCCATTTATTGAAAATGGCAAAAAACATATAGATGGTAATTGCGTAAA
- the phoR gene encoding phosphate regulon sensor histidine kinase PhoR: MFDSYSGYQLLTRLVIYLLLCLAVGLLINQVLWIMLLGSIALLIWHYKQISRLNYWLWRDKRLTPPNGSGSWEGVFNGIYRLQGKNRKRVSQLAYLLARFRQGAEALPDAAVVLDSENNIAWCNKLAQLMLGLVWPQDNGQRIDNLIRHPDFSKYLKQADFDEPFELIDTQSDSRILEIRIMGYGSGQRLLIARDITRIRQLEGMRKEFVANVSHELKTPLTVLQGYLEMMQGMAEPDSPNAKAMSQMQQQTNRMRSMVEQLLVLSRIEDGSAVNLETKVNMTVLMETLKEEAQALAMGQYELSIEADPGLNLYGSEVQLRSACSNLVSNAIRYTEPGGKISIRWKRVPMGAEFSVTDTGEGIAPQHLTRLTERFYRVDSARSRQSGGSGLGLAITKHALHHHQSDLTIESKLGVGSRFSFIIPNHLLDL, from the coding sequence ATGTTTGATTCATATTCAGGGTATCAACTACTCACTCGATTAGTGATATATCTACTGCTCTGTCTTGCCGTTGGATTACTCATAAATCAGGTGCTGTGGATCATGTTGCTGGGCAGTATCGCCCTGCTCATTTGGCACTATAAACAGATCTCAAGACTCAACTATTGGCTGTGGCGCGATAAGCGGCTGACGCCCCCCAACGGCAGTGGCAGTTGGGAAGGGGTGTTCAACGGTATCTACCGTTTGCAAGGTAAAAACCGTAAACGTGTCAGCCAACTTGCCTATCTTCTCGCCCGCTTCAGACAAGGAGCTGAGGCGCTACCCGATGCGGCCGTGGTGCTCGATTCAGAGAACAACATCGCCTGGTGTAACAAGCTGGCTCAGCTGATGTTAGGCCTGGTGTGGCCCCAGGATAACGGTCAGCGGATCGACAACCTTATCCGTCACCCCGACTTCTCCAAATACCTCAAGCAGGCCGATTTCGACGAGCCGTTCGAACTTATCGACACCCAGAGTGATAGCCGGATCCTGGAGATACGTATCATGGGCTATGGTTCGGGGCAGCGACTATTGATTGCCCGTGACATCACACGTATTCGCCAGCTCGAGGGGATGCGTAAGGAGTTTGTGGCCAACGTTTCTCACGAGCTTAAGACGCCGCTGACGGTATTGCAGGGTTACCTGGAGATGATGCAGGGGATGGCCGAGCCAGACTCGCCCAATGCCAAGGCGATGTCGCAGATGCAGCAGCAGACCAACCGCATGCGTTCCATGGTCGAACAGCTGCTGGTGCTGTCGCGCATCGAAGATGGCAGCGCGGTTAACCTTGAGACCAAGGTGAACATGACAGTGCTCATGGAGACGCTCAAAGAGGAGGCGCAGGCGCTGGCCATGGGGCAGTATGAACTGTCTATCGAGGCGGATCCCGGGCTGAATCTTTATGGCAGCGAGGTGCAGCTTCGCAGTGCCTGCTCTAACCTGGTGTCGAACGCCATTCGTTATACCGAGCCCGGCGGTAAGATCAGCATTCGCTGGAAACGTGTGCCTATGGGGGCCGAGTTTAGCGTGACAGATACCGGCGAGGGCATAGCGCCGCAGCATCTTACCCGTCTGACCGAGCGCTTCTACCGGGTTGATAGTGCGCGTTCTCGTCAGAGTGGTGGCTCGGGATTGGGCCTGGCCATCACCAAGCACGCTTTGCATCATCACCAGAGCGATCTCACCATAGAGAGTAAGCTCGGGGTAGGTAGTCGCTTTAGCTTCATCATCCCTAATCATCTGCTTGACCTTTAG
- the phoB gene encoding phosphate regulon transcriptional regulator PhoB, whose translation MTARILIVEDELAIREMLAFVLEQHGFTTTTAEDFDSALDMLSEPYPDLVLLDWMFPGGSGIQLAKKLRQDEFTRHIPVIMLTARGEEEDKVKGLEVGADDYITKPFSPKELVARIKAVMRRAAPTALEEPIDVQGLVLDPVSHRVTVGDQVLEMGPTEFRLLHFFMTHPERVYSREQLLDNVWGTNVYVEDRTVDVHIRRLRKAVEPSNHDRLIQTVRGAGYRFSTRL comes from the coding sequence ATGACTGCTAGGATTTTGATAGTTGAAGATGAGCTGGCCATCCGAGAGATGTTAGCTTTTGTTTTAGAACAACATGGATTTACGACAACTACAGCAGAGGATTTCGACTCAGCATTGGATATGTTGTCAGAACCTTATCCAGATTTGGTGTTGCTCGATTGGATGTTCCCGGGCGGCAGTGGTATCCAGCTGGCCAAGAAACTGCGCCAGGATGAGTTTACCCGTCACATTCCCGTCATCATGCTGACGGCCCGTGGCGAAGAGGAAGACAAGGTGAAGGGGCTCGAAGTGGGCGCCGATGACTATATTACCAAGCCTTTCTCGCCCAAAGAGCTGGTGGCACGCATCAAGGCGGTAATGCGCCGCGCGGCACCGACGGCACTGGAAGAGCCGATAGACGTACAAGGATTGGTACTCGACCCTGTGAGCCACCGCGTGACAGTGGGCGATCAGGTACTGGAGATGGGCCCGACCGAGTTCAGGTTGCTCCATTTCTTCATGACCCATCCAGAGCGCGTTTACAGCCGTGAGCAGCTGCTAGACAATGTCTGGGGGACCAATGTGTATGTCGAAGACAGAACCGTCGATGTGCATATTCGTCGCCTACGTAAGGCCGTCGAACCATCGAATCACGACCGTTTGATTCAAACCGTTCGTGGTGCCGGCTACCGTTTCTCGACCCGTCTCTAG